The Pongo abelii isolate AG06213 chromosome 11, NHGRI_mPonAbe1-v2.0_pri, whole genome shotgun sequence genome includes a window with the following:
- the IHH gene encoding indian hedgehog protein: MSPARIRPRLHFCLLLLLLLVVPAAWGCGPGRVVGSRRRPPRKLVPLAYKQFSPNVPEKTLGASGRYEGKIARSSERFKELTPNYNPDIIFKDEENTGADRLMTQRCKDRLNSLAISVMNQWPGVKLRVTEGWDEDGHHSEESLHYEGRAVDITTSDRDRNKYGLLARLAVEAGFDWVYYESKAHVHCSVKSEHSAAAKTGGCFPAGAQVRLESGARVALSAVRPGDRVLAMGEDGSPTFSDVLIFLDREPHRLRAFQVIETQDPPRRLALTPAHLLFTADNHTEPAARFRATFASHVQPGQYVLVAGVPGLQPARVAAVSTHVALGAYAPLTRHGTLVVEDVVASCFAAVADHHLAQLAFWPLRLFHSLVWGSWTPGEGVHWYPQLLYRLGRLLLEEGSFHPLGMSGAGS, from the exons ATGTCTCCCGCCCGGATCCGGCCCCGACTGCACTTCTGCCTGCTCctgttgctgctgctggtggtgcCGGCGGCATGGGGCTGCGGGCCGGGCCGGGTGGTGGGCAGCCGCCGGCGACCGCCGCGCAAACTCGTGCCGCTCGCCTACAAGCAGTTCAGCCCCAACGTGCCCGAGAAGACCCTGGGCGCCAGCGGACGCTATGAAGGCAAGATCGCTCGCAGCTCCGAGCGCTTCAAGGAGCTCACCCCCAATTACAATCCAGACATCATCTTCAAGGACGAGGAGAACACAGGCGCCGACCGCCTCATGACCCAG CGCTGCAAGGACCGCCTGAACTCGCTGGCTATCTCAGTGATGAACCAGTGGCCCGGTGTGAAGCTGCGGGTGACCGAGGGCTGGGACGAGGACGGCCACCACTCAGAGGAGTCCCTGCATTATGAGGGCCGCGCGGTGGACATCACCACATCAGACCGCGACCGCAATAAGTATGGACTGCTGGCGCGCTTGGCAGTGGAGGCCGGCTTTGACTGGGTGTATTACGAGTCAAAGGCCCACGTGCATTGCTCCGTCAAGTCCG AGCACTCGGCCGCAGCCAAGACGGGCGGCTGCTTCCCTGCCGGAGCCCAGGTACGCCTGGAGAGTGGGGCGCGTGTGGCCTTGTCAGCCGTGAGGCCGGGAGACCGTGTGCTGGCCATGGGGGAGGACGGGAGCCCCACCTTCAGCGATGTGCTCATTTTCCTGGACCGCGAGCCCCACAGGCTGAGAGCCTTCCAGGTCATCGAGACTCAGGACCCCCCACGCCGCCTGGCACTCACACCCGCTCACCTGCTCTTTACGGCTGACAATCACACGGAGCCGGCAGCCCGCTTCCGGGCCACATTTGCCAGCCACGTGCAGCCTGGCCAGTACGTGCTGGTGGCTGGGGTGCCAGGCCTGCAGCCTGCCCGTGTGGCAGCTGTCTCTACACACGTGGCCCTCGGGGCCTATGCCCCGCTCACAAGGCACGGGACACTGGTGGTAGAGGATGTAGTGGCATCCTGCTTCGCGGCCGTGGCTGACCACCATCTGGCTCAGTTGGCCTTCTGGCCCCTGAGACTCTTTCACAGCTTGGTGTGGGGCAGCTGGACCCCGGGGGAGGGTGTGCATTGGTACCCCCAGCTGCTCTACCGCCTGGGGCGTCTCCTGCTAGAAGAGGGCAGCTTCCACCCACTGGGCATGTCCGGGGCAGGGAGCTGA